One window from the genome of Megalobrama amblycephala isolate DHTTF-2021 linkage group LG4, ASM1881202v1, whole genome shotgun sequence encodes:
- the mark4a gene encoding MAP/microtubule affinity-regulating kinase 4 isoform X2: protein MSSRSALPSANDRSTDHHASLVASRSEKGTNVSSRSLGARCRNSMASCSDELPHIGNYRLLKTIGKGNFAKVKLARHILTGKEVAIKIIDKTQLNPTSLQKLFREVRIMKTLHHPNIVQLFEVIETEKTLYLVMEYASGGEVFDYLVSHGRMKEIEARAKFRQIVSAVHYCHQKNIVHRDLKAENLLLDADANIKIADFGFSNEFTLGNKLDTFCGSPPYAAPELFQGKKYDGPEVDIWSLGVILYTLVSGSLPFDGQNLKELRERVLRGKYRVPFYMSTDCEGILRRFLVLNPSKRCTLEQVMKDKWMNAGYEGDELKPHIEPAEDYSDPNRIEIMVGMGFTTEEIKDSLLNQKYNEVTATYLLLGLKTEDGAESRVSGSMTLPRVRPSPMTNGTNKHTSSSSSSSSHSKTQRSASTYHRQRRHSDFCGPSMPVMHPKRSPTSGGDRELRESRMPPRKASCSVMGSRTLPPSSPMVSTANNPNKAEIPDRRKEMTATTNNIPGSTMTRRNTYVCTDRSSTDRHSLLQNGKDNSSLSHRLPPTSPSTLSIVGAGASSSSSSGERCRLTRGSTIRSTFHGGQLRDRVPPTYGPPPTSPTLSHDAGALPPNARSRATSNLFSKLTSKLTRRVTNESEGVSRSSITGGHLSWDQKASEPWGGGGGWDVRCRISRPPRAPAEVVLALREAARGCGCQVRHAGPFLLCCSHGSAGSKVAFQAEVCQLSVGPAEANGVRYTRLWGAPLAFRHIASQISKEVEL, encoded by the exons ATGTCCTCTCGGTCTGCTTTACCGTCTGCGAACGACCGGAGcacagatcat CATGCGTCTCTGGTGGCGAGTCGTTCAGAGAAGGGGACGAATGTGTCAAGTCGTTCACTGGGTGCCAGATGTCGTAACTCCATGGCCTCCTGCTCAGATGAGTTGCCACACATCGGAAACTACCGGCTCCTTAAAACCATCGGCAAGGGCAACTTTGCTAAAGTCAAACTAGCCCGCCACATCCTCACAGGCAAagag GTTGCAATAAAGATTATCGACAAGACACAGTTGAACCCAACCAGTCTACAAAAG CTGTTCAGAGAAGTGCGGATCATGAAGACTCTCCATCACCCCAACATTG TGCAACTCTTTGAGGTTATTGAAACAGAGAAGACGCTTTATCTTGTGATGGAATATGCAAGTGGAG GTGAGGTGTTTGATTACCTGGTATCTCATGGGAGAATGAAAGAAATTGAGGCTAGAGCCAAATTCAGACAG ATTGTGTCAGCTGTTCATTACTGTCATCAGAAGAATATAGTTCACAGAGATCTGAAG GCAGAGAATTTGCTGTTGGATGCAGATGCTAACATAAAGATAGCAGACTTTGGCTTTAGTAATGAGTTTACGTTGGGGAATAAGTTGGACACCTTCTGCGGTTCCCCGCCTTACGCAGCTCCAGAGTTGTTTCAAGGGAAAAAGTATGATGGGCCAGAGGTGGACATCTGGAGCCTGGGTGTCATCCTCTACACGCTGGTCAGCGGGTCTCTTCCTTTTGATGGACAGAACCTCAAG GAGCTGCGTGAGCGAGTGTTGAGAGGGAAGTACCGTGTACCCTTCTACATGTCTACAGACTGTGAGGGGATTCTGCGCAGGTTTCTTGTGCTTAATCCCAGCAAACGTTGCACTCTAGAG CAAGTGATGAAGGATAAGTGGATGAATGCAGGGTATGAGGGCGATGAGCTGAAGCCCCACATTGAGCCAGCAGAGGACTATAGTGACCCCAACCGCATTG AGATTATGGTTGGGATGGGTTTTACTACAGAAGAAATTAAGGACTCTTTACTCAATCAGAAATATAATGAAGTCACGGCTACATATCTACTGTTGGGCCTGAAGACTGAG GATGGCGCTGAGTCACGAGTTAGCGGCAGTATGACATTGCCACGGGTGCGCCCAAGCCCAATGACCAATGGAACCAACAAACACACCTCTTCATCATCTTCGTCATCCTCACACAGCAAGACTCAGCGCAGCGCCTCTACCTACCACCGTCAGCGACGGCACAGTGACTTCT GTGGTCCTAGCATGCCCGTGATGCACCCTAAGCGTAGCCCGACCAGCGGTGGAGATCGTGAGCTGCGTGAGAGCCGCATGCCGCCGAGGAAGGCCAGCTGTAGTGTAATGGGCAGCCGAACTCTACCACCATCTAGTCCAATGGTCAGCACCGCCAACAACCCCAACAAGGCAGAGATACCTGATCGGCGCAAGGAGATGACCGCCACCACA AACAATATCCCAGGAAGTACTATGACCCGCAGAAACACGTACGTATGTACAGATCGTTCCAGCACTGACCGACACTCGTTGCTGCAGAACGGCAAAGACAACAg CTCTCTGTCTCACCGCCTCCCTCCCACCTCTCCCTCCACTCTCAGTATTGTTGGAGCGGGAGcatcttcctcctcttcctcaggTGAGCGCTGTCGGCTGACACGTGGATCCACCATCCGGAGCACCTTCCACGGGGGTCAGCTCCGTGACCGTGTACCGCCCACCTATGGACCTCCGCCCACGTCGCCCACCCTCAGTCATGACGCTGGAGCGCTGCCGCCAAATGCCCGCAGCCGGGCCACCTCTAACCTGTTCAGCAAACTCACCTCCAAACTCACACGCAG GGTCACAAATGAATCTGAGGGAGTCAGCAGATCTTCGATCACAGG TGGCCATTTATCTTGGGATCAGAAAGCGTCCGAGCCCTGGGGCGGGGGAGGGGGGTGGGATGTAAGGTGTCGTATCTCTCGTCCCCCCCGGGCCCCTGCAGAAGTGGTACTGGCCTTGCGTGAGGCAGCGAGGGGATGCGGCTGCCAGGTCCGGCACGCTGGCCCGTTTCTGCTGTGCTGCAGTCATGGGTCAGCAGGGTCAAAAGTCGCATTCCAAGCTGAGGTGTGCCAACTGAGTGTGGGTCCCGCAGAGGCAAACGGAGTACGCTACACACGCCTGTGGGGGGCCCCCCTCGCCTTCAGGCACATTGCATCGCAGATCTCTAAAGAGGTGGAGCTCTGA
- the mark4a gene encoding MAP/microtubule affinity-regulating kinase 4 isoform X5 produces MSSRSALPSANDRSTDHHASLVASRSEKGTNVSSRSLGARCRNSMASCSDELPHIGNYRLLKTIGKGNFAKVKLARHILTGKEVAIKIIDKTQLNPTSLQKLFREVRIMKTLHHPNIVQLFEVIETEKTLYLVMEYASGGEVFDYLVSHGRMKEIEARAKFRQIVSAVHYCHQKNIVHRDLKAENLLLDADANIKIADFGFSNEFTLGNKLDTFCGSPPYAAPELFQGKKYDGPEVDIWSLGVILYTLVSGSLPFDGQNLKELRERVLRGKYRVPFYMSTDCEGILRRFLVLNPSKRCTLEQVMKDKWMNAGYEGDELKPHIEPAEDYSDPNRIEIMVGMGFTTEEIKDSLLNQKYNEVTATYLLLGLKTEDGAESRVSGSMTLPRVRPSPMTNGTNKHTSSSSSSSSHSKTQRSASTYHRQRRHSDFCGPSMPVMHPKRSPTSGGDRELRESRMPPRKASCSVMGSRTLPPSSPMVSTANNPNKAEIPDRRKEMTATTNNIPGSTMTRRNTYVCTDRSSTDRHSLLQNGKDNSSLSHRLPPTSPSTLSIVGAGASSSSSSGERCRLTRGSTIRSTFHGGQLRDRVPPTYGPPPTSPTLSHDAGALPPNARSRATSNLFSKLTSKLTRRVNLDPSKRQGSNKSVSGCTLPQGSKTVRSQMNLRESADLRSQGESSYDTTVLMLSFSLFPSGHLSWDQKASEPWGGGGGWDVRCRISRPPRAPAEVVLALREAARGCGCQVRHAGPFLLCCSHGSAGSKVAFQAEVCQLSVGPAEANGVRYTRLWGAPLAFRHIASQISKEVEL; encoded by the exons ATGTCCTCTCGGTCTGCTTTACCGTCTGCGAACGACCGGAGcacagatcat CATGCGTCTCTGGTGGCGAGTCGTTCAGAGAAGGGGACGAATGTGTCAAGTCGTTCACTGGGTGCCAGATGTCGTAACTCCATGGCCTCCTGCTCAGATGAGTTGCCACACATCGGAAACTACCGGCTCCTTAAAACCATCGGCAAGGGCAACTTTGCTAAAGTCAAACTAGCCCGCCACATCCTCACAGGCAAagag GTTGCAATAAAGATTATCGACAAGACACAGTTGAACCCAACCAGTCTACAAAAG CTGTTCAGAGAAGTGCGGATCATGAAGACTCTCCATCACCCCAACATTG TGCAACTCTTTGAGGTTATTGAAACAGAGAAGACGCTTTATCTTGTGATGGAATATGCAAGTGGAG GTGAGGTGTTTGATTACCTGGTATCTCATGGGAGAATGAAAGAAATTGAGGCTAGAGCCAAATTCAGACAG ATTGTGTCAGCTGTTCATTACTGTCATCAGAAGAATATAGTTCACAGAGATCTGAAG GCAGAGAATTTGCTGTTGGATGCAGATGCTAACATAAAGATAGCAGACTTTGGCTTTAGTAATGAGTTTACGTTGGGGAATAAGTTGGACACCTTCTGCGGTTCCCCGCCTTACGCAGCTCCAGAGTTGTTTCAAGGGAAAAAGTATGATGGGCCAGAGGTGGACATCTGGAGCCTGGGTGTCATCCTCTACACGCTGGTCAGCGGGTCTCTTCCTTTTGATGGACAGAACCTCAAG GAGCTGCGTGAGCGAGTGTTGAGAGGGAAGTACCGTGTACCCTTCTACATGTCTACAGACTGTGAGGGGATTCTGCGCAGGTTTCTTGTGCTTAATCCCAGCAAACGTTGCACTCTAGAG CAAGTGATGAAGGATAAGTGGATGAATGCAGGGTATGAGGGCGATGAGCTGAAGCCCCACATTGAGCCAGCAGAGGACTATAGTGACCCCAACCGCATTG AGATTATGGTTGGGATGGGTTTTACTACAGAAGAAATTAAGGACTCTTTACTCAATCAGAAATATAATGAAGTCACGGCTACATATCTACTGTTGGGCCTGAAGACTGAG GATGGCGCTGAGTCACGAGTTAGCGGCAGTATGACATTGCCACGGGTGCGCCCAAGCCCAATGACCAATGGAACCAACAAACACACCTCTTCATCATCTTCGTCATCCTCACACAGCAAGACTCAGCGCAGCGCCTCTACCTACCACCGTCAGCGACGGCACAGTGACTTCT GTGGTCCTAGCATGCCCGTGATGCACCCTAAGCGTAGCCCGACCAGCGGTGGAGATCGTGAGCTGCGTGAGAGCCGCATGCCGCCGAGGAAGGCCAGCTGTAGTGTAATGGGCAGCCGAACTCTACCACCATCTAGTCCAATGGTCAGCACCGCCAACAACCCCAACAAGGCAGAGATACCTGATCGGCGCAAGGAGATGACCGCCACCACA AACAATATCCCAGGAAGTACTATGACCCGCAGAAACACGTACGTATGTACAGATCGTTCCAGCACTGACCGACACTCGTTGCTGCAGAACGGCAAAGACAACAg CTCTCTGTCTCACCGCCTCCCTCCCACCTCTCCCTCCACTCTCAGTATTGTTGGAGCGGGAGcatcttcctcctcttcctcaggTGAGCGCTGTCGGCTGACACGTGGATCCACCATCCGGAGCACCTTCCACGGGGGTCAGCTCCGTGACCGTGTACCGCCCACCTATGGACCTCCGCCCACGTCGCCCACCCTCAGTCATGACGCTGGAGCGCTGCCGCCAAATGCCCGCAGCCGGGCCACCTCTAACCTGTTCAGCAAACTCACCTCCAAACTCACACGCAG GGTCAATCTTGACCCCTCTAAACGCCAGGGCTCTAATAAATCAGTGTCGGGTTGCACTCTTCCACAGGGATCCAAAACAGTTA GGTCACAAATGAATCTGAGGGAGTCAGCAGATCTTCGATCACAGGGTGAGTCCTCATATGATACTACAG TTCTcatgctctctttctctctatttCCTAGTGGCCATTTATCTTGGGATCAGAAAGCGTCCGAGCCCTGGGGCGGGGGAGGGGGGTGGGATGTAAGGTGTCGTATCTCTCGTCCCCCCCGGGCCCCTGCAGAAGTGGTACTGGCCTTGCGTGAGGCAGCGAGGGGATGCGGCTGCCAGGTCCGGCACGCTGGCCCGTTTCTGCTGTGCTGCAGTCATGGGTCAGCAGGGTCAAAAGTCGCATTCCAAGCTGAGGTGTGCCAACTGAGTGTGGGTCCCGCAGAGGCAAACGGAGTACGCTACACACGCCTGTGGGGGGCCCCCCTCGCCTTCAGGCACATTGCATCGCAGATCTCTAAAGAGGTGGAGCTCTGA
- the mark4a gene encoding MAP/microtubule affinity-regulating kinase 4 isoform X1 produces the protein MSSRSALPSANDRSTDHHASLVASRSEKGTNVSSRSLGARCRNSMASCSDELPHIGNYRLLKTIGKGNFAKVKLARHILTGKEVAIKIIDKTQLNPTSLQKLFREVRIMKTLHHPNIVQLFEVIETEKTLYLVMEYASGGEVFDYLVSHGRMKEIEARAKFRQIVSAVHYCHQKNIVHRDLKAENLLLDADANIKIADFGFSNEFTLGNKLDTFCGSPPYAAPELFQGKKYDGPEVDIWSLGVILYTLVSGSLPFDGQNLKELRERVLRGKYRVPFYMSTDCEGILRRFLVLNPSKRCTLEQVMKDKWMNAGYEGDELKPHIEPAEDYSDPNRIEIMVGMGFTTEEIKDSLLNQKYNEVTATYLLLGLKTEDGAESRVSGSMTLPRVRPSPMTNGTNKHTSSSSSSSSHSKTQRSASTYHRQRRHSDFFCSAGGPSMPVMHPKRSPTSGGDRELRESRMPPRKASCSVMGSRTLPPSSPMVSTANNPNKAEIPDRRKEMTATTNNIPGSTMTRRNTYVCTDRSSTDRHSLLQNGKDNSSLSHRLPPTSPSTLSIVGAGASSSSSSGERCRLTRGSTIRSTFHGGQLRDRVPPTYGPPPTSPTLSHDAGALPPNARSRATSNLFSKLTSKLTRRVTNESEGVSRSSITGGHLSWDQKASEPWGGGGGWDVRCRISRPPRAPAEVVLALREAARGCGCQVRHAGPFLLCCSHGSAGSKVAFQAEVCQLSVGPAEANGVRYTRLWGAPLAFRHIASQISKEVEL, from the exons ATGTCCTCTCGGTCTGCTTTACCGTCTGCGAACGACCGGAGcacagatcat CATGCGTCTCTGGTGGCGAGTCGTTCAGAGAAGGGGACGAATGTGTCAAGTCGTTCACTGGGTGCCAGATGTCGTAACTCCATGGCCTCCTGCTCAGATGAGTTGCCACACATCGGAAACTACCGGCTCCTTAAAACCATCGGCAAGGGCAACTTTGCTAAAGTCAAACTAGCCCGCCACATCCTCACAGGCAAagag GTTGCAATAAAGATTATCGACAAGACACAGTTGAACCCAACCAGTCTACAAAAG CTGTTCAGAGAAGTGCGGATCATGAAGACTCTCCATCACCCCAACATTG TGCAACTCTTTGAGGTTATTGAAACAGAGAAGACGCTTTATCTTGTGATGGAATATGCAAGTGGAG GTGAGGTGTTTGATTACCTGGTATCTCATGGGAGAATGAAAGAAATTGAGGCTAGAGCCAAATTCAGACAG ATTGTGTCAGCTGTTCATTACTGTCATCAGAAGAATATAGTTCACAGAGATCTGAAG GCAGAGAATTTGCTGTTGGATGCAGATGCTAACATAAAGATAGCAGACTTTGGCTTTAGTAATGAGTTTACGTTGGGGAATAAGTTGGACACCTTCTGCGGTTCCCCGCCTTACGCAGCTCCAGAGTTGTTTCAAGGGAAAAAGTATGATGGGCCAGAGGTGGACATCTGGAGCCTGGGTGTCATCCTCTACACGCTGGTCAGCGGGTCTCTTCCTTTTGATGGACAGAACCTCAAG GAGCTGCGTGAGCGAGTGTTGAGAGGGAAGTACCGTGTACCCTTCTACATGTCTACAGACTGTGAGGGGATTCTGCGCAGGTTTCTTGTGCTTAATCCCAGCAAACGTTGCACTCTAGAG CAAGTGATGAAGGATAAGTGGATGAATGCAGGGTATGAGGGCGATGAGCTGAAGCCCCACATTGAGCCAGCAGAGGACTATAGTGACCCCAACCGCATTG AGATTATGGTTGGGATGGGTTTTACTACAGAAGAAATTAAGGACTCTTTACTCAATCAGAAATATAATGAAGTCACGGCTACATATCTACTGTTGGGCCTGAAGACTGAG GATGGCGCTGAGTCACGAGTTAGCGGCAGTATGACATTGCCACGGGTGCGCCCAAGCCCAATGACCAATGGAACCAACAAACACACCTCTTCATCATCTTCGTCATCCTCACACAGCAAGACTCAGCGCAGCGCCTCTACCTACCACCGTCAGCGACGGCACAGTGACTTCT TTTGTTCTGCAGGTGGTCCTAGCATGCCCGTGATGCACCCTAAGCGTAGCCCGACCAGCGGTGGAGATCGTGAGCTGCGTGAGAGCCGCATGCCGCCGAGGAAGGCCAGCTGTAGTGTAATGGGCAGCCGAACTCTACCACCATCTAGTCCAATGGTCAGCACCGCCAACAACCCCAACAAGGCAGAGATACCTGATCGGCGCAAGGAGATGACCGCCACCACA AACAATATCCCAGGAAGTACTATGACCCGCAGAAACACGTACGTATGTACAGATCGTTCCAGCACTGACCGACACTCGTTGCTGCAGAACGGCAAAGACAACAg CTCTCTGTCTCACCGCCTCCCTCCCACCTCTCCCTCCACTCTCAGTATTGTTGGAGCGGGAGcatcttcctcctcttcctcaggTGAGCGCTGTCGGCTGACACGTGGATCCACCATCCGGAGCACCTTCCACGGGGGTCAGCTCCGTGACCGTGTACCGCCCACCTATGGACCTCCGCCCACGTCGCCCACCCTCAGTCATGACGCTGGAGCGCTGCCGCCAAATGCCCGCAGCCGGGCCACCTCTAACCTGTTCAGCAAACTCACCTCCAAACTCACACGCAG GGTCACAAATGAATCTGAGGGAGTCAGCAGATCTTCGATCACAGG TGGCCATTTATCTTGGGATCAGAAAGCGTCCGAGCCCTGGGGCGGGGGAGGGGGGTGGGATGTAAGGTGTCGTATCTCTCGTCCCCCCCGGGCCCCTGCAGAAGTGGTACTGGCCTTGCGTGAGGCAGCGAGGGGATGCGGCTGCCAGGTCCGGCACGCTGGCCCGTTTCTGCTGTGCTGCAGTCATGGGTCAGCAGGGTCAAAAGTCGCATTCCAAGCTGAGGTGTGCCAACTGAGTGTGGGTCCCGCAGAGGCAAACGGAGTACGCTACACACGCCTGTGGGGGGCCCCCCTCGCCTTCAGGCACATTGCATCGCAGATCTCTAAAGAGGTGGAGCTCTGA
- the mark4a gene encoding MAP/microtubule affinity-regulating kinase 4 isoform X3: MSSRSALPSANDRSTDHHASLVASRSEKGTNVSSRSLGARCRNSMASCSDELPHIGNYRLLKTIGKGNFAKVKLARHILTGKEVAIKIIDKTQLNPTSLQKLFREVRIMKTLHHPNIVQLFEVIETEKTLYLVMEYASGGEVFDYLVSHGRMKEIEARAKFRQIVSAVHYCHQKNIVHRDLKAENLLLDADANIKIADFGFSNEFTLGNKLDTFCGSPPYAAPELFQGKKYDGPEVDIWSLGVILYTLVSGSLPFDGQNLKELRERVLRGKYRVPFYMSTDCEGILRRFLVLNPSKRCTLEQVMKDKWMNAGYEGDELKPHIEPAEDYSDPNRIEIMVGMGFTTEEIKDSLLNQKYNEVTATYLLLGLKTEDGAESRVSGSMTLPRVRPSPMTNGTNKHTSSSSSSSSHSKTQRSASTYHRQRRHSDFFCSAGGPSMPVMHPKRSPTSGGDRELRESRMPPRKASCSVMGSRTLPPSSPMVSTANNPNKAEIPDRRKEMTATTNNIPGSTMTRRNTYVCTDRSSTDRHSLLQNGKDNSSLSHRLPPTSPSTLSIVGAGASSSSSSGERCRLTRGSTIRSTFHGGQLRDRVPPTYGPPPTSPTLSHDAGALPPNARSRATSNLFSKLTSKLTRRVNLDPSKRQGSNKSVSGCTLPQGSKTVRSQMNLRESADLRSQVAIYLGIRKRPSPGAGEGGGM, encoded by the exons ATGTCCTCTCGGTCTGCTTTACCGTCTGCGAACGACCGGAGcacagatcat CATGCGTCTCTGGTGGCGAGTCGTTCAGAGAAGGGGACGAATGTGTCAAGTCGTTCACTGGGTGCCAGATGTCGTAACTCCATGGCCTCCTGCTCAGATGAGTTGCCACACATCGGAAACTACCGGCTCCTTAAAACCATCGGCAAGGGCAACTTTGCTAAAGTCAAACTAGCCCGCCACATCCTCACAGGCAAagag GTTGCAATAAAGATTATCGACAAGACACAGTTGAACCCAACCAGTCTACAAAAG CTGTTCAGAGAAGTGCGGATCATGAAGACTCTCCATCACCCCAACATTG TGCAACTCTTTGAGGTTATTGAAACAGAGAAGACGCTTTATCTTGTGATGGAATATGCAAGTGGAG GTGAGGTGTTTGATTACCTGGTATCTCATGGGAGAATGAAAGAAATTGAGGCTAGAGCCAAATTCAGACAG ATTGTGTCAGCTGTTCATTACTGTCATCAGAAGAATATAGTTCACAGAGATCTGAAG GCAGAGAATTTGCTGTTGGATGCAGATGCTAACATAAAGATAGCAGACTTTGGCTTTAGTAATGAGTTTACGTTGGGGAATAAGTTGGACACCTTCTGCGGTTCCCCGCCTTACGCAGCTCCAGAGTTGTTTCAAGGGAAAAAGTATGATGGGCCAGAGGTGGACATCTGGAGCCTGGGTGTCATCCTCTACACGCTGGTCAGCGGGTCTCTTCCTTTTGATGGACAGAACCTCAAG GAGCTGCGTGAGCGAGTGTTGAGAGGGAAGTACCGTGTACCCTTCTACATGTCTACAGACTGTGAGGGGATTCTGCGCAGGTTTCTTGTGCTTAATCCCAGCAAACGTTGCACTCTAGAG CAAGTGATGAAGGATAAGTGGATGAATGCAGGGTATGAGGGCGATGAGCTGAAGCCCCACATTGAGCCAGCAGAGGACTATAGTGACCCCAACCGCATTG AGATTATGGTTGGGATGGGTTTTACTACAGAAGAAATTAAGGACTCTTTACTCAATCAGAAATATAATGAAGTCACGGCTACATATCTACTGTTGGGCCTGAAGACTGAG GATGGCGCTGAGTCACGAGTTAGCGGCAGTATGACATTGCCACGGGTGCGCCCAAGCCCAATGACCAATGGAACCAACAAACACACCTCTTCATCATCTTCGTCATCCTCACACAGCAAGACTCAGCGCAGCGCCTCTACCTACCACCGTCAGCGACGGCACAGTGACTTCT TTTGTTCTGCAGGTGGTCCTAGCATGCCCGTGATGCACCCTAAGCGTAGCCCGACCAGCGGTGGAGATCGTGAGCTGCGTGAGAGCCGCATGCCGCCGAGGAAGGCCAGCTGTAGTGTAATGGGCAGCCGAACTCTACCACCATCTAGTCCAATGGTCAGCACCGCCAACAACCCCAACAAGGCAGAGATACCTGATCGGCGCAAGGAGATGACCGCCACCACA AACAATATCCCAGGAAGTACTATGACCCGCAGAAACACGTACGTATGTACAGATCGTTCCAGCACTGACCGACACTCGTTGCTGCAGAACGGCAAAGACAACAg CTCTCTGTCTCACCGCCTCCCTCCCACCTCTCCCTCCACTCTCAGTATTGTTGGAGCGGGAGcatcttcctcctcttcctcaggTGAGCGCTGTCGGCTGACACGTGGATCCACCATCCGGAGCACCTTCCACGGGGGTCAGCTCCGTGACCGTGTACCGCCCACCTATGGACCTCCGCCCACGTCGCCCACCCTCAGTCATGACGCTGGAGCGCTGCCGCCAAATGCCCGCAGCCGGGCCACCTCTAACCTGTTCAGCAAACTCACCTCCAAACTCACACGCAG GGTCAATCTTGACCCCTCTAAACGCCAGGGCTCTAATAAATCAGTGTCGGGTTGCACTCTTCCACAGGGATCCAAAACAGTTA GGTCACAAATGAATCTGAGGGAGTCAGCAGATCTTCGATCACAGG TGGCCATTTATCTTGGGATCAGAAAGCGTCCGAGCCCTGGGGCGGGGGAGGGGGGTGGGATGTAA